Proteins from a genomic interval of Gemmatimonas sp.:
- a CDS encoding dihydrolipoamide acetyltransferase family protein: MARVDVIMPQMGESIAEGTVSRWLKKVGDNVKRDEPIFEISTDKVDAEIPSPSAGVLMEILVGEGMTVAVNTVVARLETDAAAAAAAPAPSAPVPAEAANSIAPTAVAAVAPVAASAAAPSSASPAVPAMAPGSLEERLRTKSSPLVRKMAAEHGVEIGGLSGTGVAGRVTRRDLDAFLANRPAAAAAAPAGASMYAPAGTDTHGPLPTPWPGDVVEPMSKIRKLTSDHMATARRVAAHVTTFWEIDLTRVARLRQGMRHAFEAQSGQKLTYMPFILQAVSAQLKRHPVLNAAVAGTDIIYRKQVNLGIAVALEPAGLIVPVLKRADELSLTGLTRGVNDLAARARGKKLSPSDVQDATFTISNPGTFGSITGTPIIPVGTTAILCLGAIEKRPKVMTGPDGEDTIAIRTCCYFSLSFDHKVVDGADADRFMGDLKKALESVSESTV; the protein is encoded by the coding sequence GTGGCTCGTGTAGACGTGATCATGCCGCAGATGGGCGAATCCATCGCGGAAGGGACGGTATCGCGGTGGCTCAAGAAGGTTGGCGACAACGTCAAGCGCGATGAGCCCATTTTCGAGATCTCCACGGATAAGGTCGATGCGGAGATTCCGTCTCCCTCCGCTGGCGTGCTCATGGAAATCCTCGTTGGCGAAGGGATGACCGTGGCGGTGAACACGGTAGTGGCGCGTCTCGAAACCGATGCCGCGGCCGCAGCCGCCGCGCCGGCCCCCAGCGCGCCGGTCCCCGCCGAAGCTGCCAACTCGATTGCTCCCACGGCAGTAGCCGCAGTCGCCCCGGTCGCGGCCTCGGCGGCTGCGCCATCGTCGGCAAGTCCCGCGGTGCCGGCCATGGCGCCGGGTTCACTTGAAGAGCGCCTGCGTACCAAGTCGTCGCCGCTCGTGCGCAAGATGGCCGCCGAGCACGGCGTGGAGATTGGCGGTCTCTCCGGCACCGGCGTTGCCGGTCGCGTTACCCGCAGGGACCTCGACGCCTTCCTCGCCAACCGCCCCGCAGCGGCGGCAGCGGCGCCCGCCGGAGCGTCCATGTACGCCCCGGCAGGAACCGACACACACGGACCCTTGCCCACGCCGTGGCCTGGAGATGTGGTCGAGCCCATGTCGAAGATCCGCAAGCTGACCTCCGACCACATGGCCACGGCGCGCCGGGTGGCCGCGCACGTCACGACCTTCTGGGAGATCGACCTCACCCGTGTGGCGCGTCTGCGCCAGGGGATGCGCCACGCCTTCGAGGCGCAGTCGGGGCAGAAGCTCACCTACATGCCGTTCATCCTGCAAGCGGTCAGCGCGCAGCTCAAGCGGCACCCGGTGCTCAATGCCGCCGTCGCCGGCACCGACATCATCTATCGCAAGCAGGTCAACCTCGGCATCGCCGTGGCGCTCGAACCCGCGGGGCTCATCGTGCCGGTGCTCAAGCGGGCCGATGAACTCTCCCTCACCGGACTCACGCGTGGCGTGAACGACCTGGCGGCGCGTGCGCGCGGCAAGAAGCTGAGCCCCAGCGACGTGCAGGATGCGACGTTCACGATCAGCAACCCGGGGACCTTCGGCTCCATCACCGGCACGCCCATCATTCCCGTGGGAACCACGGCCATCCTTTGCCTCGGCGCCATCGAGAAGCGCCCCAAGGTGATGACGGGTCCCGACGGCGAGGACACGATCGCCATTCGTACCTGCTGCTACTTCTCGCTGTCGTTCGATCACAAGGTCGTCGATGGCGCCGACGCCGATCGCTTCATGGGCGATCTCAAGAAGGCGCTCGAGTCGGTCTCCGAATCCACGGTTTGA
- a CDS encoding PHP domain-containing protein translates to MSDEATAPAAFVDLQVHTTASDGALPPAAVVQAAADAALHAIAITDHDTVDGLPEAHAAGERLGVRIVPGVELSTHFEGEELHLLGLHLTDLHAMADALADFRVQRVQRAERIVETLNAHGIPITMDAVLAEAADGAVGRPHIARAMLAGGWVREFREAFDKWIGWGRPAYMAKEQFDVADAMALVHRAGGLAVWAHPGELATPARIARLADRGLDAVEVLHPSHPPYLVQRLVEHTEKAGLLPSGGSDWHGTQDGPRKLGGQLVPKVWLDWQDARVATRGTTTA, encoded by the coding sequence GTGAGTGACGAGGCCACGGCGCCAGCGGCGTTCGTGGATCTGCAGGTGCATACGACTGCCTCGGACGGCGCCTTGCCGCCGGCTGCCGTCGTGCAGGCCGCTGCCGACGCGGCGCTGCACGCCATTGCCATCACCGATCACGACACGGTCGACGGGCTCCCCGAGGCGCACGCAGCGGGCGAGCGCCTCGGGGTGCGCATCGTGCCGGGGGTCGAGCTCAGCACGCACTTCGAGGGCGAAGAACTGCATCTCCTCGGTCTCCACCTGACCGACCTCCACGCCATGGCAGATGCGCTCGCCGATTTCCGCGTGCAGCGGGTGCAGCGCGCCGAGCGCATCGTCGAGACGCTCAATGCGCACGGCATTCCGATCACCATGGACGCCGTGCTTGCCGAAGCAGCCGACGGCGCCGTGGGCCGCCCCCACATCGCCCGCGCCATGCTGGCCGGCGGTTGGGTGCGTGAGTTCCGCGAGGCGTTCGACAAGTGGATAGGCTGGGGGCGCCCCGCGTACATGGCCAAGGAACAGTTCGACGTGGCCGATGCCATGGCCCTGGTACATCGGGCCGGTGGACTCGCCGTCTGGGCGCATCCGGGAGAACTCGCCACCCCGGCCCGCATCGCGCGCCTCGCCGACCGTGGCCTCGATGCCGTTGAAGTACTGCATCCGAGCCATCCCCCGTATCTCGTGCAGCGACTGGTCGAGCACACGGAGAAGGCCGGACTGCTCCCCAGTGGTGGATCCGACTGGCATGGCACGCAGGACGGCCCCCGCAAGCTGGGGGGCCAACTCGTTCCCAAGGTGTGGCTCGATTGGCAGGATGCCCGGGTGGCCACCCGCGGCACGACCACCGCGTAG
- a CDS encoding SDR family oxidoreductase produces the protein MSRRVALVTGGARRLGAALVRSFAEREYDVLLHHGSSPDEAAALARSLEQQHGVRVHAVQEDLLDPAAPGRLVERAVEVLGRLDVVISSASVMEWRDFDRVTPQDWTRAEAINLRAPFFLMQAAARVMTTGGAIVQIADHLAAETGFPRLIPHQVTKSALTQLVRAVADHLAPAIRVNAIAPGLVLAPNDLTDEARQRFLRDVPLARSGVPADVLQAVHFLVDAPYITGVVLPVDGGRQLRR, from the coding sequence ATGTCGCGCCGCGTAGCACTGGTCACCGGCGGAGCGCGGCGTCTGGGCGCGGCCCTGGTGCGGAGCTTCGCGGAACGCGAGTACGATGTGCTGTTGCATCACGGCAGCTCTCCCGACGAGGCGGCCGCCCTCGCCCGGTCGCTCGAGCAGCAGCACGGTGTGCGCGTACACGCAGTGCAGGAGGACCTGCTCGATCCCGCCGCGCCCGGCAGGCTCGTCGAGCGCGCCGTCGAAGTCCTGGGGCGTCTCGACGTCGTCATCAGTTCCGCGTCGGTCATGGAGTGGCGGGACTTCGATCGCGTCACGCCGCAGGATTGGACGCGTGCGGAGGCGATCAACCTGCGCGCGCCGTTCTTCCTCATGCAGGCAGCAGCGCGGGTCATGACCACGGGCGGGGCCATCGTGCAGATCGCCGACCATCTCGCCGCCGAGACCGGTTTCCCGCGCCTCATTCCCCACCAGGTCACCAAGTCGGCGCTCACCCAGCTGGTGCGCGCCGTGGCCGATCACCTCGCACCGGCCATTCGCGTGAACGCGATCGCTCCGGGGCTGGTGCTGGCCCCCAACGACCTGACCGACGAGGCCAGACAACGCTTCCTGCGCGACGTGCCCCTGGCGCGAAGTGGCGTACCCGCCGACGTGCTGCAGGCCGTGCACTTTCTGGTGGACGCGCCATACATCACCGGCGTCGTCCTTCCGGTCGACGGCGGCCGACAGCTGCGTCGCTGA
- the trxB gene encoding thioredoxin-disulfide reductase — protein sequence MPLSTENIVIIGSGPAAWTAAIYAARANLKPLVFEGEPVGTELPGGQLMLTTDIENFPGFPEPISGPELMDRVKAQAVHHGTRVVSELIREVDFSQRPFTVTPNYSEPLQAHTVIVATGAAAKWIGLDSELRLAQQGGGVSACAVCDGAMPFYRNKRLAVVGGGDTAMEEAMYLTKFASEVVIIHRRDSFRASKVMANRVLAHPKVRVLWNSQVTDVVGDEFITGLKLADTVTGAVSEIAVGGLFVAIGHTPNTRFLKGQLDVTEHGYIKVSSWRTATSVDGVFAAGDVIDDYYRQAITSAGTGCMAALEAERWLAHHGIGETPVLETGESSIAAAAAEG from the coding sequence ATGCCACTGTCAACCGAAAACATCGTCATCATCGGGTCGGGCCCCGCCGCCTGGACCGCCGCCATTTATGCCGCGCGCGCAAACCTGAAGCCGCTGGTGTTCGAGGGAGAACCCGTGGGCACGGAGTTGCCCGGTGGCCAGCTCATGCTGACCACCGACATCGAGAACTTTCCCGGCTTCCCCGAGCCCATCAGCGGCCCCGAACTCATGGATCGCGTCAAGGCGCAGGCCGTGCACCACGGAACACGGGTGGTGAGCGAACTGATCCGGGAGGTGGATTTCTCGCAGCGGCCCTTCACGGTCACGCCCAATTACTCGGAGCCGCTGCAGGCGCACACCGTCATCGTGGCCACCGGGGCTGCCGCCAAGTGGATCGGACTCGACAGCGAACTCCGCTTGGCGCAGCAGGGGGGTGGCGTATCGGCGTGCGCGGTCTGCGACGGGGCCATGCCGTTCTACCGCAACAAGCGTCTGGCGGTCGTGGGCGGCGGCGATACGGCCATGGAAGAGGCGATGTACCTCACGAAGTTCGCGAGCGAAGTGGTCATCATCCACCGCCGTGACAGCTTCCGTGCCTCCAAGGTGATGGCCAACCGGGTGCTCGCGCACCCCAAGGTACGCGTGCTCTGGAACTCGCAGGTCACCGACGTGGTCGGCGACGAGTTCATCACCGGGCTCAAGCTGGCCGACACCGTGACCGGGGCCGTGAGCGAAATCGCGGTGGGGGGATTGTTCGTGGCCATCGGTCACACACCCAATACGCGCTTTCTCAAGGGCCAGCTCGACGTCACCGAACACGGCTACATCAAGGTGTCGTCCTGGCGCACGGCTACCTCAGTGGACGGGGTCTTCGCCGCGGGCGATGTGATCGATGATTACTATCGGCAGGCCATCACGTCGGCCGGCACCGGATGCATGGCGGCGCTTGAGGCCGAGCGGTGGCTCGCGCATCATGGCATCGGGGAAACTCCCGTGCTCGAAACAGGAGAGAGCTCGATCGCGGCCGCAGCGGCCGAAGGGTGA
- a CDS encoding MBL fold metallo-hydrolase: MSELHVQQLTVGPLEENCWLVADPASQRAVLVDPGDEADRLLAAIDASGCTLDAIWLTHCHFDHVGGIAGVVRARPVPIHRHVADAPFYEAAADNAARWGIRLDNPPPATHDVAEGGVVQVGDYRFEVWHVPGHAPGHVAFVGHGLCMSGDVLFAGSIGRTDLPLCDPRAMQASLMRLATLPPETRVLPGHGVVTTIGRELASNPFLRGAARPLGA, from the coding sequence ATGTCCGAACTGCACGTGCAGCAGCTGACCGTAGGACCGCTCGAGGAGAACTGCTGGCTGGTGGCCGACCCCGCCTCGCAGCGGGCGGTGCTCGTCGATCCGGGTGACGAAGCCGATCGGCTGCTGGCGGCCATTGACGCCTCGGGGTGCACACTCGACGCCATCTGGCTGACCCACTGCCACTTCGATCACGTGGGCGGCATCGCCGGTGTTGTGCGTGCGAGGCCGGTGCCCATCCACAGGCATGTCGCCGACGCTCCCTTCTACGAGGCCGCGGCCGACAATGCCGCCCGTTGGGGCATTCGCCTCGACAACCCGCCTCCGGCCACGCATGACGTCGCGGAAGGCGGTGTCGTGCAGGTGGGTGACTATCGCTTCGAGGTCTGGCATGTGCCGGGACACGCCCCCGGCCATGTGGCCTTCGTGGGGCACGGTCTCTGCATGTCGGGAGATGTGCTCTTCGCGGGCTCCATCGGGCGGACCGATCTGCCACTCTGCGATCCGCGCGCCATGCAGGCCTCACTCATGCGGCTGGCGACATTGCCACCCGAGACTCGGGTGCTGCCCGGGCACGGTGTTGTGACTACCATCGGGCGGGAACTCGCGTCCAACCCGTTCCTGCGTGGCGCTGCGCGGCCCCTGGGTGCCTGA